The Geobacillus stearothermophilus ATCC 12980 genome contains a region encoding:
- the hisD gene encoding histidinol dehydrogenase yields the protein MKIERIRGGVSLRRTIESGTEEQRRAVLDIIAAVRTRGDEALKEYTERFDGVRLDSLKVTEAEMKRAHAAMDAEMLEIIRQAAANIRDYHERQKRESWWMTKEDGTILGQKVTPLDAVGLYVPGGTAAYPSSVLMNVIPAQVAGVKRIVITSPPNKDGTLPAGVLAAAYELGVTEIYKVGGAQAIAALAYGTETIRPVDKIFGPGNIYVALAKREVFGHVAIDMIAGPSEIVVLADETAHADEIAADLLSQAEHDVRASAILVTPSMKLALAVASEVERQLETLPRRDIAQAALENYGTIYVTETLEEAVDVVNELAPEHLEVMTAEPLALFGRLRHAGAMFFGRFSSEPVGDYFAGPNHVLPTNGTARFSSGLSVDEFVKKSSVIVYSETALKQHGDKIAAFARLEGLEAHARAIEVRLEKGE from the coding sequence ATGAAAATCGAACGGATCCGAGGTGGCGTGTCGCTAAGGCGGACGATTGAAAGCGGAACGGAGGAGCAGCGGCGTGCGGTGCTCGATATCATCGCCGCTGTGCGCACCCGCGGCGACGAAGCGCTGAAAGAATACACGGAACGGTTTGACGGCGTCCGCTTGGATTCGCTCAAGGTGACGGAAGCGGAAATGAAGCGCGCGCATGCGGCGATGGACGCGGAGATGCTGGAGATCATTCGCCAAGCGGCGGCGAACATTCGCGACTACCATGAGCGGCAAAAGCGCGAATCATGGTGGATGACGAAAGAAGACGGCACCATTCTCGGACAAAAGGTGACGCCGCTCGATGCGGTCGGGTTGTACGTGCCAGGCGGGACGGCCGCTTATCCGTCGTCTGTGCTGATGAACGTTATTCCCGCACAAGTGGCGGGGGTGAAACGGATTGTCATCACCTCGCCGCCAAACAAAGATGGCACGCTCCCGGCTGGGGTGCTGGCCGCCGCCTATGAACTCGGCGTGACGGAAATTTACAAAGTCGGCGGCGCGCAGGCGATCGCCGCGCTTGCTTACGGGACGGAAACGATCCGGCCGGTTGACAAAATTTTCGGGCCGGGCAATATTTATGTGGCATTGGCGAAGCGGGAAGTGTTTGGGCATGTGGCGATCGACATGATCGCCGGGCCGAGCGAAATTGTCGTGCTCGCCGATGAGACGGCGCATGCGGATGAGATTGCGGCCGATTTGTTGTCGCAAGCCGAGCATGACGTGCGGGCGTCGGCCATTTTGGTGACGCCGTCGATGAAATTGGCGCTGGCGGTGGCGAGCGAAGTCGAACGGCAGCTGGAAACGCTGCCGCGCCGCGACATTGCCCAAGCGGCGCTCGAGAACTATGGCACCATTTACGTCACTGAGACGCTTGAGGAAGCGGTGGATGTCGTGAACGAACTGGCCCCGGAGCATTTGGAAGTGATGACGGCAGAACCGCTCGCGCTTTTCGGCCGGCTCCGCCATGCGGGAGCGATGTTTTTCGGCCGCTTCAGCTCCGAGCCGGTCGGCGACTATTTCGCCGGGCCGAACCACGTGCTGCCAACCAACGGCACGGCCAGATTCTCAAGCGGCTTGAGCGTTGACGAGTTTGTGAAAAAATCAAGCGTGATTGTTTACAGTGAAACCGCATTGAAACAACATGGCGACAAAATCGCCGCCTTTGCCCGCCTCGAGGGGCTAGAGGCGCACGCGCGCGCCATTGAGGTGCGGCTCGAGAAAGGGGAATGA